The following are encoded together in the Peromyscus leucopus breed LL Stock chromosome 1, UCI_PerLeu_2.1, whole genome shotgun sequence genome:
- the Dmpk gene encoding myotonin-protein kinase isoform X7 has protein sequence MSAEVRLRQLQQLVLDPSFLGLEPLLDLLLGVHQELGASHLAQDKYVADFLQWVEPIAARLKEVRLQRDDFEILKVIGRGAFSEVAVVRMKQTGQVYAMKIMNKWDMLKRGEVSCFREERDVLVKGDRRWITQLHFAFQDENYLYLVMEYYVGGDLLTLLSKFGERIPAEMARFYLAEIVMAIDSVHRLGYVHRDIKPDNILLDRCGHIRLADFGSCLKLQPDGTVRSLVAVGTPDYLSPEILQAVGGGPGAGSYGPECDWWALGVFAYEMFYGQTPFYADSTAETYAKIVHYTEHLSLPLADTGVPEEVQDLIRRLLCPAEIRLGRGGAGDFQKHPFFCGLDWEGLRDSVPPFTPDFEGATDTCNFDVVEDQLTAMETLSDIQEDMPLGVHLPFVGYSYSCMALRDSEAMDPAPMELEALQLPEADLQVLNLEPPVPPPDQVAEVPDPAAGDPAAVPAVAATAEAGTVVTLRELQEALEEEVLTRQSLSRELEAIRTANQNFSSQLQEAEVRNRDLEAHVRQLQERMEMLQAPGAAAVMGVPSPWATDPPSHLDGPPAVALGQCPLVGPGPVHRRHLLLPARVPRPGLSEARCLLLFAAALAAAATLGCTGLVAYTPVWCFPGATFAP, from the exons CTAGCCCAGGACAAGTATGTGGCCGACTTCTTGCAGTGGG TGGAGCCCATTGCAGCAAGGCTTAAGGAGGTCCGACTGCAGAGGGATGACTTTGAGATTCTGAAGGTGATCGGGCGCGGGGCATTCAGTGAG GTAGCGGTGGTGAGGATGAAACAGACGGGCCAGGTGTATGCCATGAAGATCATGAATAAGTGGGACATGCTGAAGAGAGGCGAG GTGTCGTGCTTCCGGGAAGAAAGGGACGTGTTGGTGAAGGGGGACCGGCGCTGGATCACGCAGCTGCACTTCGCCTTCCAGGACGAGAACTACCTG TACCTGGTCATGGAATACTACGTGGGCGGGGACCTGCTAACGCTGCTGAGCAAGTTTGGGGAGCGGATCCCTGCCGAGATGGCGCGCTTCTACCTGGCCGAGATTGTCATGGCCATAGACTCGGTGCACCGGCTGGGCTACGTGCACAG GGACATCAAACCAGATAACATTCTGCTGGACCGGTGTGGGCACATCCGTCTGGCCGACTTTGGCTCCTGCCTCAAACTACAGCCTGACGGAACG GTGAGGTCGCTGGTGGCCGTGGGCACCCCGGACTACCTGTCTCCTGAGATTCTGCAGGCTGTGGGCGGAGGGCCTGGGGCAGGCAGCTATGGACCCGAGTGTGACTGGTGGGCGCTGGGCGTGTTCGCCTACGAAATGTTCTACGGGCAGACACCCTTCTACGCCGACTCCACAGCGGAGACTTATGCCAAGATTGTGCATTACACG GaacacttgtctctgcctctggcagaCACGGGTGTCCCCGAGGAAGTTCAAGATCTCATTCGGAGGTTGCTATGCCCTGCTGAGATAAGGCTAGGCCGAGGTGGGGCAGGTGACTTCCAGAAGCACCCTTTCTTCTGTGGCCTTGATTGGGAGGGTCTCCGAGACAGTGTGCCCCCCTTTACACCAGACTTCGAGGGTGCCACGGACACCTGCAACTTTGATGTGGTGGAGGACCAGCTCACTGCCATG GAGACCCTGTCGGACATACAGGAAGACATGCCGCTTGGGGTCCACCTGCCTTTCGTGGGTTACTCTTACTCTTGCATGGCCCTCAG agaCAGTGAGGCCATGGACCCCGCCCCTATGGAACTGGAGGCCCTGCAGTTGCCTGAGGCAGACTTGCAAGTGCTCAACTTGGAGCCCCCAGTGCCCCCACCGGATCAAGTG GCCGAAGTGCCCGACCCAGCGGCTGGTGACCCAGCGGCTGTCCCCGCTGTTGCCGCCACAGCAGAGGCGGGGACCGTGGTGACGCTGCGGGAGCTCCAGgaagccctggaggaggaggttCTCACCCGGCAAAGCCTGAGCCGCGAGCTGGAGGCTATCCGCACTGCCAACCAGAACTTCTCCAG CCAACTGCAGGAAGCCGAGGTCCGGAACCGAGACCTGGAGGCTCACGTTCGGCAGCTGCAGGAGCGGATGGAGATGCTGCAGGCCCCCGGAGCCGCAG ctGTCATGGGGGTCCCCAGTCCCTGGGCCACGGATCCACCTTCCCAT CTAGATGGCCCCCCGGCCGTGGCTCTGGGCCAATGCCCGCTGGTGGGGCCGGGCCCCGTGCACCGCCGTCACCTGCTGCTCCCTGCCAGG GTCCCTAGGCCTGGCCTATCCGAGGCGCGTTGCCTCCTCCTGTTCGCCGCTGCTCTGGCTGCTGCCGCCACACTGGGCTGCACTGGGTTGGTGGCCTATACCCCGGTCTGGTGTTTCCCGGGAGCCACCTTCGCCCCCTGA
- the Dmpk gene encoding myotonin-protein kinase isoform X5 codes for MSAEVRLRQLQQLVLDPSFLGLEPLLDLLLGVHQELGASHLAQDKYVADFLQWVEPIAARLKEVRLQRDDFEILKVIGRGAFSEVAVVRMKQTGQVYAMKIMNKWDMLKRGEVSCFREERDVLVKGDRRWITQLHFAFQDENYLYLVMEYYVGGDLLTLLSKFGERIPAEMARFYLAEIVMAIDSVHRLGYVHRDIKPDNILLDRCGHIRLADFGSCLKLQPDGTVRSLVAVGTPDYLSPEILQAVGGGPGAGSYGPECDWWALGVFAYEMFYGQTPFYADSTAETYAKIVHYTEHLSLPLADTGVPEEVQDLIRRLLCPAEIRLGRGGAGDFQKHPFFCGLDWEGLRDSVPPFTPDFEGATDTCNFDVVEDQLTAMETLSDIQEDMPLGVHLPFVGYSYSCMALRDSEAMDPAPMELEALQLPEADLQVLNLEPPVPPPDQVAEVPDPAAGDPAAVPAVAATAEAGTVVTLRELQEALEEEVLTRQSLSRELEAIRTANQNFSSQLQEAEVRNRDLEAHVRQLQERMEMLQAPGAAAVMGVPSPWATDPPSHMAPRPWLWANARWWGRAPCTAVTCCSLPGSLGLAYPRRVASSCSPLLWLLPPHWAALGWWPIPRSGVSREPPSPPEP; via the exons CTAGCCCAGGACAAGTATGTGGCCGACTTCTTGCAGTGGG TGGAGCCCATTGCAGCAAGGCTTAAGGAGGTCCGACTGCAGAGGGATGACTTTGAGATTCTGAAGGTGATCGGGCGCGGGGCATTCAGTGAG GTAGCGGTGGTGAGGATGAAACAGACGGGCCAGGTGTATGCCATGAAGATCATGAATAAGTGGGACATGCTGAAGAGAGGCGAG GTGTCGTGCTTCCGGGAAGAAAGGGACGTGTTGGTGAAGGGGGACCGGCGCTGGATCACGCAGCTGCACTTCGCCTTCCAGGACGAGAACTACCTG TACCTGGTCATGGAATACTACGTGGGCGGGGACCTGCTAACGCTGCTGAGCAAGTTTGGGGAGCGGATCCCTGCCGAGATGGCGCGCTTCTACCTGGCCGAGATTGTCATGGCCATAGACTCGGTGCACCGGCTGGGCTACGTGCACAG GGACATCAAACCAGATAACATTCTGCTGGACCGGTGTGGGCACATCCGTCTGGCCGACTTTGGCTCCTGCCTCAAACTACAGCCTGACGGAACG GTGAGGTCGCTGGTGGCCGTGGGCACCCCGGACTACCTGTCTCCTGAGATTCTGCAGGCTGTGGGCGGAGGGCCTGGGGCAGGCAGCTATGGACCCGAGTGTGACTGGTGGGCGCTGGGCGTGTTCGCCTACGAAATGTTCTACGGGCAGACACCCTTCTACGCCGACTCCACAGCGGAGACTTATGCCAAGATTGTGCATTACACG GaacacttgtctctgcctctggcagaCACGGGTGTCCCCGAGGAAGTTCAAGATCTCATTCGGAGGTTGCTATGCCCTGCTGAGATAAGGCTAGGCCGAGGTGGGGCAGGTGACTTCCAGAAGCACCCTTTCTTCTGTGGCCTTGATTGGGAGGGTCTCCGAGACAGTGTGCCCCCCTTTACACCAGACTTCGAGGGTGCCACGGACACCTGCAACTTTGATGTGGTGGAGGACCAGCTCACTGCCATG GAGACCCTGTCGGACATACAGGAAGACATGCCGCTTGGGGTCCACCTGCCTTTCGTGGGTTACTCTTACTCTTGCATGGCCCTCAG agaCAGTGAGGCCATGGACCCCGCCCCTATGGAACTGGAGGCCCTGCAGTTGCCTGAGGCAGACTTGCAAGTGCTCAACTTGGAGCCCCCAGTGCCCCCACCGGATCAAGTG GCCGAAGTGCCCGACCCAGCGGCTGGTGACCCAGCGGCTGTCCCCGCTGTTGCCGCCACAGCAGAGGCGGGGACCGTGGTGACGCTGCGGGAGCTCCAGgaagccctggaggaggaggttCTCACCCGGCAAAGCCTGAGCCGCGAGCTGGAGGCTATCCGCACTGCCAACCAGAACTTCTCCAG CCAACTGCAGGAAGCCGAGGTCCGGAACCGAGACCTGGAGGCTCACGTTCGGCAGCTGCAGGAGCGGATGGAGATGCTGCAGGCCCCCGGAGCCGCAG ctGTCATGGGGGTCCCCAGTCCCTGGGCCACGGATCCACCTTCCCAT ATGGCCCCCCGGCCGTGGCTCTGGGCCAATGCCCGCTGGTGGGGCCGGGCCCCGTGCACCGCCGTCACCTGCTGCTCCCTGCCAGG GTCCCTAGGCCTGGCCTATCCGAGGCGCGTTGCCTCCTCCTGTTCGCCGCTGCTCTGGCTGCTGCCGCCACACTGGGCTGCACTGGGTTGGTGGCCTATACCCCGGTCTGGTGTTTCCCGGGAGCCACCTTCGCCCCCTGAACCCTAG
- the Dmpk gene encoding myotonin-protein kinase isoform X1 has translation MSAEVRLRQLQQLVLDPSFLGLEPLLDLLLGVHQELGASHLAQDKYVADFLQWVEPIAARLKEVRLQRDDFEILKVIGRGAFSEVAVVRMKQTGQVYAMKIMNKWDMLKRGEVSCFREERDVLVKGDRRWITQLHFAFQDENYLYLVMEYYVGGDLLTLLSKFGERIPAEMARFYLAEIVMAIDSVHRLGYVHRDIKPDNILLDRCGHIRLADFGSCLKLQPDGTVRSLVAVGTPDYLSPEILQAVGGGPGAGSYGPECDWWALGVFAYEMFYGQTPFYADSTAETYAKIVHYTEHLSLPLADTGVPEEVQDLIRRLLCPAEIRLGRGGAGDFQKHPFFCGLDWEGLRDSVPPFTPDFEGATDTCNFDVVEDQLTAMVSGGGETLSDIQEDMPLGVHLPFVGYSYSCMALRDSEAMDPAPMELEALQLPEADLQVLNLEPPVPPPDQVAEVPDPAAGDPAAVPAVAATAEAGTVVTLRELQEALEEEVLTRQSLSRELEAIRTANQNFSSQLQEAEVRNRDLEAHVRQLQERMEMLQAPGAAGESLTHPGPGGRWVKMGACWVCGHLEQGRGPGWGTPSHRPPPPSTLHTPLFSFQLSWGSPVPGPRIHLPIWPPGRGSGPMPAGGAGPRAPPSPAAPCQGP, from the exons CTAGCCCAGGACAAGTATGTGGCCGACTTCTTGCAGTGGG TGGAGCCCATTGCAGCAAGGCTTAAGGAGGTCCGACTGCAGAGGGATGACTTTGAGATTCTGAAGGTGATCGGGCGCGGGGCATTCAGTGAG GTAGCGGTGGTGAGGATGAAACAGACGGGCCAGGTGTATGCCATGAAGATCATGAATAAGTGGGACATGCTGAAGAGAGGCGAG GTGTCGTGCTTCCGGGAAGAAAGGGACGTGTTGGTGAAGGGGGACCGGCGCTGGATCACGCAGCTGCACTTCGCCTTCCAGGACGAGAACTACCTG TACCTGGTCATGGAATACTACGTGGGCGGGGACCTGCTAACGCTGCTGAGCAAGTTTGGGGAGCGGATCCCTGCCGAGATGGCGCGCTTCTACCTGGCCGAGATTGTCATGGCCATAGACTCGGTGCACCGGCTGGGCTACGTGCACAG GGACATCAAACCAGATAACATTCTGCTGGACCGGTGTGGGCACATCCGTCTGGCCGACTTTGGCTCCTGCCTCAAACTACAGCCTGACGGAACG GTGAGGTCGCTGGTGGCCGTGGGCACCCCGGACTACCTGTCTCCTGAGATTCTGCAGGCTGTGGGCGGAGGGCCTGGGGCAGGCAGCTATGGACCCGAGTGTGACTGGTGGGCGCTGGGCGTGTTCGCCTACGAAATGTTCTACGGGCAGACACCCTTCTACGCCGACTCCACAGCGGAGACTTATGCCAAGATTGTGCATTACACG GaacacttgtctctgcctctggcagaCACGGGTGTCCCCGAGGAAGTTCAAGATCTCATTCGGAGGTTGCTATGCCCTGCTGAGATAAGGCTAGGCCGAGGTGGGGCAGGTGACTTCCAGAAGCACCCTTTCTTCTGTGGCCTTGATTGGGAGGGTCTCCGAGACAGTGTGCCCCCCTTTACACCAGACTTCGAGGGTGCCACGGACACCTGCAACTTTGATGTGGTGGAGGACCAGCTCACTGCCATGGTGAGCGGGGGCGGG GAGACCCTGTCGGACATACAGGAAGACATGCCGCTTGGGGTCCACCTGCCTTTCGTGGGTTACTCTTACTCTTGCATGGCCCTCAG agaCAGTGAGGCCATGGACCCCGCCCCTATGGAACTGGAGGCCCTGCAGTTGCCTGAGGCAGACTTGCAAGTGCTCAACTTGGAGCCCCCAGTGCCCCCACCGGATCAAGTG GCCGAAGTGCCCGACCCAGCGGCTGGTGACCCAGCGGCTGTCCCCGCTGTTGCCGCCACAGCAGAGGCGGGGACCGTGGTGACGCTGCGGGAGCTCCAGgaagccctggaggaggaggttCTCACCCGGCAAAGCCTGAGCCGCGAGCTGGAGGCTATCCGCACTGCCAACCAGAACTTCTCCAG CCAACTGCAGGAAGCCGAGGTCCGGAACCGAGACCTGGAGGCTCACGTTCGGCAGCTGCAGGAGCGGATGGAGATGCTGCAGGCCCCCGGAGCCGCAGGCGAGTCCCTCACCCACCCTGGGCCAGGAGGGCGCTGGGTGAAGATGGGGGCGTGCTGGGTGTGTGGACACTTGGAGCAGGGGAGGGGCCCAGGCTGGGGCACGCCGAGCCACCGCCCTCCTCCGCCCTCCACGCTCCATacacctctcttctccttccagctGTCATGGGGGTCCCCAGTCCCTGGGCCACGGATCCACCTTCCCAT ATGGCCCCCCGGCCGTGGCTCTGGGCCAATGCCCGCTGGTGGGGCCGGGCCCCGTGCACCGCCGTCACCTGCTGCTCCCTGCCAGG GTCCCTAG
- the Dmpk gene encoding myotonin-protein kinase isoform X4, whose product MSAEVRLRQLQQLVLDPSFLGLEPLLDLLLGVHQELGASHLAQDKYVADFLQWVEPIAARLKEVRLQRDDFEILKVIGRGAFSEVAVVRMKQTGQVYAMKIMNKWDMLKRGEVSCFREERDVLVKGDRRWITQLHFAFQDENYLYLVMEYYVGGDLLTLLSKFGERIPAEMARFYLAEIVMAIDSVHRLGYVHRDIKPDNILLDRCGHIRLADFGSCLKLQPDGTVRSLVAVGTPDYLSPEILQAVGGGPGAGSYGPECDWWALGVFAYEMFYGQTPFYADSTAETYAKIVHYTEHLSLPLADTGVPEEVQDLIRRLLCPAEIRLGRGGAGDFQKHPFFCGLDWEGLRDSVPPFTPDFEGATDTCNFDVVEDQLTAMVSGGGETLSDIQEDMPLGVHLPFVGYSYSCMALRDSEAMDPAPMELEALQLPEADLQVLNLEPPVPPPDQVAEVPDPAAGDPAAVPAVAATAEAGTVVTLRELQEALEEEVLTRQSLSRELEAIRTANQNFSSQLQEAEVRNRDLEAHVRQLQERMEMLQAPGAAAVMGVPSPWATDPPSHLDGPPAVALGQCPLVGPGPVHRRHLLLPARVPRPGLSEARCLLLFAAALAAAATLGCTGLVAYTPVWCFPGATFAP is encoded by the exons CTAGCCCAGGACAAGTATGTGGCCGACTTCTTGCAGTGGG TGGAGCCCATTGCAGCAAGGCTTAAGGAGGTCCGACTGCAGAGGGATGACTTTGAGATTCTGAAGGTGATCGGGCGCGGGGCATTCAGTGAG GTAGCGGTGGTGAGGATGAAACAGACGGGCCAGGTGTATGCCATGAAGATCATGAATAAGTGGGACATGCTGAAGAGAGGCGAG GTGTCGTGCTTCCGGGAAGAAAGGGACGTGTTGGTGAAGGGGGACCGGCGCTGGATCACGCAGCTGCACTTCGCCTTCCAGGACGAGAACTACCTG TACCTGGTCATGGAATACTACGTGGGCGGGGACCTGCTAACGCTGCTGAGCAAGTTTGGGGAGCGGATCCCTGCCGAGATGGCGCGCTTCTACCTGGCCGAGATTGTCATGGCCATAGACTCGGTGCACCGGCTGGGCTACGTGCACAG GGACATCAAACCAGATAACATTCTGCTGGACCGGTGTGGGCACATCCGTCTGGCCGACTTTGGCTCCTGCCTCAAACTACAGCCTGACGGAACG GTGAGGTCGCTGGTGGCCGTGGGCACCCCGGACTACCTGTCTCCTGAGATTCTGCAGGCTGTGGGCGGAGGGCCTGGGGCAGGCAGCTATGGACCCGAGTGTGACTGGTGGGCGCTGGGCGTGTTCGCCTACGAAATGTTCTACGGGCAGACACCCTTCTACGCCGACTCCACAGCGGAGACTTATGCCAAGATTGTGCATTACACG GaacacttgtctctgcctctggcagaCACGGGTGTCCCCGAGGAAGTTCAAGATCTCATTCGGAGGTTGCTATGCCCTGCTGAGATAAGGCTAGGCCGAGGTGGGGCAGGTGACTTCCAGAAGCACCCTTTCTTCTGTGGCCTTGATTGGGAGGGTCTCCGAGACAGTGTGCCCCCCTTTACACCAGACTTCGAGGGTGCCACGGACACCTGCAACTTTGATGTGGTGGAGGACCAGCTCACTGCCATGGTGAGCGGGGGCGGG GAGACCCTGTCGGACATACAGGAAGACATGCCGCTTGGGGTCCACCTGCCTTTCGTGGGTTACTCTTACTCTTGCATGGCCCTCAG agaCAGTGAGGCCATGGACCCCGCCCCTATGGAACTGGAGGCCCTGCAGTTGCCTGAGGCAGACTTGCAAGTGCTCAACTTGGAGCCCCCAGTGCCCCCACCGGATCAAGTG GCCGAAGTGCCCGACCCAGCGGCTGGTGACCCAGCGGCTGTCCCCGCTGTTGCCGCCACAGCAGAGGCGGGGACCGTGGTGACGCTGCGGGAGCTCCAGgaagccctggaggaggaggttCTCACCCGGCAAAGCCTGAGCCGCGAGCTGGAGGCTATCCGCACTGCCAACCAGAACTTCTCCAG CCAACTGCAGGAAGCCGAGGTCCGGAACCGAGACCTGGAGGCTCACGTTCGGCAGCTGCAGGAGCGGATGGAGATGCTGCAGGCCCCCGGAGCCGCAG ctGTCATGGGGGTCCCCAGTCCCTGGGCCACGGATCCACCTTCCCAT CTAGATGGCCCCCCGGCCGTGGCTCTGGGCCAATGCCCGCTGGTGGGGCCGGGCCCCGTGCACCGCCGTCACCTGCTGCTCCCTGCCAGG GTCCCTAGGCCTGGCCTATCCGAGGCGCGTTGCCTCCTCCTGTTCGCCGCTGCTCTGGCTGCTGCCGCCACACTGGGCTGCACTGGGTTGGTGGCCTATACCCCGGTCTGGTGTTTCCCGGGAGCCACCTTCGCCCCCTGA
- the Dmpk gene encoding myotonin-protein kinase isoform X6 → MSAEVRLRQLQQLVLDPSFLGLEPLLDLLLGVHQELGASHLAQDKYVADFLQWVEPIAARLKEVRLQRDDFEILKVIGRGAFSEVAVVRMKQTGQVYAMKIMNKWDMLKRGEVSCFREERDVLVKGDRRWITQLHFAFQDENYLYLVMEYYVGGDLLTLLSKFGERIPAEMARFYLAEIVMAIDSVHRLGYVHRDIKPDNILLDRCGHIRLADFGSCLKLQPDGTVRSLVAVGTPDYLSPEILQAVGGGPGAGSYGPECDWWALGVFAYEMFYGQTPFYADSTAETYAKIVHYTEHLSLPLADTGVPEEVQDLIRRLLCPAEIRLGRGGAGDFQKHPFFCGLDWEGLRDSVPPFTPDFEGATDTCNFDVVEDQLTAMVSGGGETLSDIQEDMPLGVHLPFVGYSYSCMALRDSEAMDPAPMELEALQLPEADLQVLNLEPPVPPPDQVAEVPDPAAGDPAAVPAVAATAEAGTVVTLRELQEALEEEVLTRQSLSRELEAIRTANQNFSSQLQEAEVRNRDLEAHVRQLQERMEMLQAPGAAGP, encoded by the exons CTAGCCCAGGACAAGTATGTGGCCGACTTCTTGCAGTGGG TGGAGCCCATTGCAGCAAGGCTTAAGGAGGTCCGACTGCAGAGGGATGACTTTGAGATTCTGAAGGTGATCGGGCGCGGGGCATTCAGTGAG GTAGCGGTGGTGAGGATGAAACAGACGGGCCAGGTGTATGCCATGAAGATCATGAATAAGTGGGACATGCTGAAGAGAGGCGAG GTGTCGTGCTTCCGGGAAGAAAGGGACGTGTTGGTGAAGGGGGACCGGCGCTGGATCACGCAGCTGCACTTCGCCTTCCAGGACGAGAACTACCTG TACCTGGTCATGGAATACTACGTGGGCGGGGACCTGCTAACGCTGCTGAGCAAGTTTGGGGAGCGGATCCCTGCCGAGATGGCGCGCTTCTACCTGGCCGAGATTGTCATGGCCATAGACTCGGTGCACCGGCTGGGCTACGTGCACAG GGACATCAAACCAGATAACATTCTGCTGGACCGGTGTGGGCACATCCGTCTGGCCGACTTTGGCTCCTGCCTCAAACTACAGCCTGACGGAACG GTGAGGTCGCTGGTGGCCGTGGGCACCCCGGACTACCTGTCTCCTGAGATTCTGCAGGCTGTGGGCGGAGGGCCTGGGGCAGGCAGCTATGGACCCGAGTGTGACTGGTGGGCGCTGGGCGTGTTCGCCTACGAAATGTTCTACGGGCAGACACCCTTCTACGCCGACTCCACAGCGGAGACTTATGCCAAGATTGTGCATTACACG GaacacttgtctctgcctctggcagaCACGGGTGTCCCCGAGGAAGTTCAAGATCTCATTCGGAGGTTGCTATGCCCTGCTGAGATAAGGCTAGGCCGAGGTGGGGCAGGTGACTTCCAGAAGCACCCTTTCTTCTGTGGCCTTGATTGGGAGGGTCTCCGAGACAGTGTGCCCCCCTTTACACCAGACTTCGAGGGTGCCACGGACACCTGCAACTTTGATGTGGTGGAGGACCAGCTCACTGCCATGGTGAGCGGGGGCGGG GAGACCCTGTCGGACATACAGGAAGACATGCCGCTTGGGGTCCACCTGCCTTTCGTGGGTTACTCTTACTCTTGCATGGCCCTCAG agaCAGTGAGGCCATGGACCCCGCCCCTATGGAACTGGAGGCCCTGCAGTTGCCTGAGGCAGACTTGCAAGTGCTCAACTTGGAGCCCCCAGTGCCCCCACCGGATCAAGTG GCCGAAGTGCCCGACCCAGCGGCTGGTGACCCAGCGGCTGTCCCCGCTGTTGCCGCCACAGCAGAGGCGGGGACCGTGGTGACGCTGCGGGAGCTCCAGgaagccctggaggaggaggttCTCACCCGGCAAAGCCTGAGCCGCGAGCTGGAGGCTATCCGCACTGCCAACCAGAACTTCTCCAG CCAACTGCAGGAAGCCGAGGTCCGGAACCGAGACCTGGAGGCTCACGTTCGGCAGCTGCAGGAGCGGATGGAGATGCTGCAGGCCCCCGGAGCCGCAG GTCCCTAG
- the Dmpk gene encoding myotonin-protein kinase isoform X3 → MSAEVRLRQLQQLVLDPSFLGLEPLLDLLLGVHQELGASHLAQDKYVADFLQWVEPIAARLKEVRLQRDDFEILKVIGRGAFSEVAVVRMKQTGQVYAMKIMNKWDMLKRGEVSCFREERDVLVKGDRRWITQLHFAFQDENYLYLVMEYYVGGDLLTLLSKFGERIPAEMARFYLAEIVMAIDSVHRLGYVHRDIKPDNILLDRCGHIRLADFGSCLKLQPDGTVRSLVAVGTPDYLSPEILQAVGGGPGAGSYGPECDWWALGVFAYEMFYGQTPFYADSTAETYAKIVHYTEHLSLPLADTGVPEEVQDLIRRLLCPAEIRLGRGGAGDFQKHPFFCGLDWEGLRDSVPPFTPDFEGATDTCNFDVVEDQLTAMVSGGGETLSDIQEDMPLGVHLPFVGYSYSCMALRDSEAMDPAPMELEALQLPEADLQVLNLEPPVPPPDQVAEVPDPAAGDPAAVPAVAATAEAGTVVTLRELQEALEEEVLTRQSLSRELEAIRTANQNFSSQLQEAEVRNRDLEAHVRQLQERMEMLQAPGAAAVMGVPSPWATDPPSHMAPRPWLWANARWWGRAPCTAVTCCSLPGSLGLAYPRRVASSCSPLLWLLPPHWAALGWWPIPRSGVSREPPSPPEP, encoded by the exons CTAGCCCAGGACAAGTATGTGGCCGACTTCTTGCAGTGGG TGGAGCCCATTGCAGCAAGGCTTAAGGAGGTCCGACTGCAGAGGGATGACTTTGAGATTCTGAAGGTGATCGGGCGCGGGGCATTCAGTGAG GTAGCGGTGGTGAGGATGAAACAGACGGGCCAGGTGTATGCCATGAAGATCATGAATAAGTGGGACATGCTGAAGAGAGGCGAG GTGTCGTGCTTCCGGGAAGAAAGGGACGTGTTGGTGAAGGGGGACCGGCGCTGGATCACGCAGCTGCACTTCGCCTTCCAGGACGAGAACTACCTG TACCTGGTCATGGAATACTACGTGGGCGGGGACCTGCTAACGCTGCTGAGCAAGTTTGGGGAGCGGATCCCTGCCGAGATGGCGCGCTTCTACCTGGCCGAGATTGTCATGGCCATAGACTCGGTGCACCGGCTGGGCTACGTGCACAG GGACATCAAACCAGATAACATTCTGCTGGACCGGTGTGGGCACATCCGTCTGGCCGACTTTGGCTCCTGCCTCAAACTACAGCCTGACGGAACG GTGAGGTCGCTGGTGGCCGTGGGCACCCCGGACTACCTGTCTCCTGAGATTCTGCAGGCTGTGGGCGGAGGGCCTGGGGCAGGCAGCTATGGACCCGAGTGTGACTGGTGGGCGCTGGGCGTGTTCGCCTACGAAATGTTCTACGGGCAGACACCCTTCTACGCCGACTCCACAGCGGAGACTTATGCCAAGATTGTGCATTACACG GaacacttgtctctgcctctggcagaCACGGGTGTCCCCGAGGAAGTTCAAGATCTCATTCGGAGGTTGCTATGCCCTGCTGAGATAAGGCTAGGCCGAGGTGGGGCAGGTGACTTCCAGAAGCACCCTTTCTTCTGTGGCCTTGATTGGGAGGGTCTCCGAGACAGTGTGCCCCCCTTTACACCAGACTTCGAGGGTGCCACGGACACCTGCAACTTTGATGTGGTGGAGGACCAGCTCACTGCCATGGTGAGCGGGGGCGGG GAGACCCTGTCGGACATACAGGAAGACATGCCGCTTGGGGTCCACCTGCCTTTCGTGGGTTACTCTTACTCTTGCATGGCCCTCAG agaCAGTGAGGCCATGGACCCCGCCCCTATGGAACTGGAGGCCCTGCAGTTGCCTGAGGCAGACTTGCAAGTGCTCAACTTGGAGCCCCCAGTGCCCCCACCGGATCAAGTG GCCGAAGTGCCCGACCCAGCGGCTGGTGACCCAGCGGCTGTCCCCGCTGTTGCCGCCACAGCAGAGGCGGGGACCGTGGTGACGCTGCGGGAGCTCCAGgaagccctggaggaggaggttCTCACCCGGCAAAGCCTGAGCCGCGAGCTGGAGGCTATCCGCACTGCCAACCAGAACTTCTCCAG CCAACTGCAGGAAGCCGAGGTCCGGAACCGAGACCTGGAGGCTCACGTTCGGCAGCTGCAGGAGCGGATGGAGATGCTGCAGGCCCCCGGAGCCGCAG ctGTCATGGGGGTCCCCAGTCCCTGGGCCACGGATCCACCTTCCCAT ATGGCCCCCCGGCCGTGGCTCTGGGCCAATGCCCGCTGGTGGGGCCGGGCCCCGTGCACCGCCGTCACCTGCTGCTCCCTGCCAGG GTCCCTAGGCCTGGCCTATCCGAGGCGCGTTGCCTCCTCCTGTTCGCCGCTGCTCTGGCTGCTGCCGCCACACTGGGCTGCACTGGGTTGGTGGCCTATACCCCGGTCTGGTGTTTCCCGGGAGCCACCTTCGCCCCCTGAACCCTAG